The uncultured Celeribacter sp. genome includes the window TGCGCACTGCCGTTGTCGCCCCCGAAGAGACCAACTCTCTGCGCGGCGCGTTGCTGGCGGCAGAACACACGCTGATCAAGCCAATCCTGATCGGTGACGAAAGCCGCATCCACAGCACTGCCAAAGAGCTGGAGATGTCTCTCGACACAGTCGAAATCATCCATTGCGAAAGCCATATCGAAGCCGCGCAACTTGCCGTCACCATGGTGAACGAAGGCCGCGCCGCGGCGATCATGAAAGGCCATCTGCACACCGACGATCTGTTGCGCCCGATACTGCGCAGCAACGGCGGTCTGAAAACCGGCCGTCGCCTCAGCCATATCTTTGTCATGGATGTGCCGGGGCTGAGCCATCTGCTGATGGTCACGGATGCAGCCATCAACATCGCGCCCGATCTGCCGACCAAGGTCGATATCGTGCAGAACGCCATCGATCTGGCGATCAGCCTCGGGCTCGACACGCCCAAGGTCGGGGTCTTGTCCGCGGTGGAAACCATCAACCCGCAGATCCCGTCGACACTCGACGCCGCCGCGCTGTCGAAAATGGCAGAACGCGGCCAGATCACCGGCGGCATCGTCGACGGGCCACTGGCCATGGACAACGCCGTCAGCCTGTCTGCAGCGCGCACCAAGGGGCTGAAAAGCCTCGTCGCCGGCAAGGCTGAAATCCTTGTCGTGCCCAATCTGGAAAGCGGCAACATGCTGGCCAAGGAACTAAGCTTCATCGCCCATGCCGAAGCGGCTGGCGTGGTGATCGGTGCGCGTTGCCCGATCATCCTGAACTCCCGCTCGGACAGCGACAAATCCCGGCTGGCCTCCTGTGCTGTGGCCGCTCTGCATGCGGCGCGGCTGCGTGGTGGGGTGTCGTAATGTCCGGCAACTGCATTATGACCATTAACGCCGGGTCATCCTCGGTGAAATTCGCGCTCTACGAGGTCGCGGAGGTGCCACAACAGATCGCGCGCGGTCAGGTCGAAGGCATCGGCGCCACGCCCAGCTTTCGCTTCAAGTCCGGCGGCCCCGAAGGGCGCAAAGAGATCGACGCCCCCGACCAGGACGCCGCTTTAGCGGTGATCTTGCAGGAAATCACCCCGCTCTTGTCGGGCCGCGAAGTGGTCGGCGTCGGCCACCGGATCGTGCATGGTGGCCCGCTGAGAGCCACACCGACAGAGCTGACCGAAGACGTTCTGGCCGATCTCGCGACCTTCAATCCGCTGGCGCCGCTGCACCAGCCCAACAACCTCTCTGCCGTTGGGGCCGCGCAACGCGCCTTTCCCTATGCGCTGCAGATCGGCTGTTTCGACACGGCCTTTCACCGCAACCACCCTTGGGAAAACGATATCTACGCGATCCCGCGCAAATTCTACAAACAGGGTGTCAAACGCTACGGGTTTCACGGGCTGAGCTATGACTACGTGTCTCACCAGCTGATCCGCGAACGCCCCGATTTGCATGGCAAACGCATCATCATCTGTCATCTGGGCAGCGGCGCCTCAATCTGCGCGGTCAACGGCGGGCATTCGATTTCTTCCTCCATGGGATTCTCGCCGCTCGATGGCATCCCCATGTCGACGCGCTCCGGCCATCTCGATCCCGGCATTCTGCTCTATCTGATGGAAACCGAAGGCATGAGCGTGCAGGAGCTGACCCATATGCTCTATCACGAATCCGGCCTTCTGGGCCTGTCCGGCATCAGCCATGACATGCAGGTGCTGGAAGGGTCGGACGAACAAGGCGCCAAAGACGCGGTTGAATATTTCGTTTACCGTGTCCGGCGTGAAATCGGCGCCATGGCGGCGACGCTCTCAGGCATCGACGCTTTGGTGTTCTGCGGCGGCATCGGCGAAAACTCTCCCAACATTCGTGGCCAGATCATCGAACGGCTCGGTTTTCTGGGCATCACCCCCGATGAGGCGGCGAATGCCCGAAACGCCAAGGAGATCGCCACGGGGCCGACCCCGGTCTTTGTCCTGCCCACAGACGAAGAACAGGTGATCGCCGACGCCGTGTCCAAGGCGCTGACGCCAATGCATTGAGGCTGCAAGGCAGTTCAGCCCTCAGACAGGCGCAGCACCCGCGCGGGCCGGACCGTCATGGCCCGCATCGAAAACAGCAAAGAGGTCGCCAGAGTCATGGCGACCCCACTCAAAATGATCGCCAGCGCCGGGCCGATGGCCAGACCAAATTCCCCCTGCATCACGAAATGGATCACGGCCCAGGCCGCCGTTGCCCCGGCGACCAGGGCAATTGCCCCTGCCCCCAGCCCGATCACCAACGCGCGCAGGGCAAAGCTCAACAGGATGGTCGCACGGCTGGCCCCCAGTGTTTTCAGAACGGCGGTCTCAAACCGGCGGCGGTCTTCACCGGCGGCAGCGGCACCGATCAGCACAATCGCCCCGGTAACAAGCGTCGCCAGAGCCCCTAGGGTGGTGGCCGCAGCCACGCCTTTGAGCACGGAGGCCACCCGGTCGATGGCATCGCGCACCCGGATCGTGGTGATATTGGGATAGCTGCGCGACAGATCGCGGATCAACGCCGCCTCGGCCTTCGGTGCGATATAGATCGTTGCGATGAAACTGTGCGGCGCCCCCGACAGGGCCGACGGGTTCATCGTCAGGATAAACCCCATGCCCGCGCCTGAGAAATCGACATTGCGAAACGAGGTGATCGTGCCGGTAATGTCACGCCCGAGAATATTGACGGTCATCTCATCGCCCAGAGACAGGCCCATTTCTTCGGCCTCATCTGCGGCAAAGCTGATCTGCGGCGGGCCGCTGTCGTCCGGGGGCCACCACGCGCCTGCGGTGATCTCGGCATTGTCGGGTTTTCGGGCGGCATAGGTGATGCCGCGATCTCCGCGCAACACCCAGTGCGGGCCAGCCACCTCCTGCGCATCCTGCCCGTTGATCCGGGTGATGATGCCGCGCAGCATGGGTGCGCTTTCATGGCGGCTGACCGCCGGATCGCTGTCAAGCCGCGCCAGAACGCCCTCGATCTGATCCTTTTGAATATCGACCACATAATAGGATGGGGCCACATCCGGCAGATCCTGCGCGATCGCGCCGCGCAGGTTGGTGTCGATCTGCCCGATCGCGGACAGAACCGTCAGCCCAAGCCCTAAAGACAGCACAACCGACACGGTTTCGCCCCCGGAACCACCCACCGCCCCGAGCGCCAAACGCAGGGGCAGGGGCCAGCGCAGATGCGACAGGCGCCGTGCCAGCCAGGCAATGGCACGTCCCGCCAGAACCAACATGCCAAACGCCAGAGCCAGCCCCAAAAACGTCCAGAGCACCAAATCGCGGCTATCGGAAAAGACGACTGCCGTGCCGACAAGCGCGGCGATCAGGGCTACGATGGCGATCAGATACCGCGTCCGGGGCCACCCGCTCAGCCCGAACTGCGCATCGCGATAGAGCGCCGCCGGTCGGATCTGTTCGGCCCGCGCCAAAGGCCAGAGCACGAAAATCGCGCTGGCGAGAAACCCGTAGAGCGCGGCCTCAATCAGCGGTTTGATCTGAACGCCCGTGTCGATGGGCACCGGCAGAAGCCGTTCGATCATCGGCGAAGCGATCCAGGGGACGGCAGCGCCGAGCGCCACCCCGGCGGCGATACCGATCAGCGACAACACTCCCAGCTGAAGCAGATAGGTCATCAGGACCGTGCCCCGCGTCGCGCCAAGTGTTTTCAGCGTGGCAATCGACGCGATCTTGCGCCCCAGATAGGCCCGCACCGCCGCGGACACGCCGACACCGCCCACAGCCAGCCCCGCCAGACCGACGAGCACCAGAAACGAACTGAGACGTTCGACAAAACTGTTGATCCCCGGCGCACCATTGCGGGCGTCACGCCAGCGAAAACCGCCCTCGGCAATCTCGCTCTGCGCGCGCTGTTTGAGCGCCTCCAGATCGGTGCCCTCGGGCAGATCCAGACGATAGCCGGTTTCAAACAGCGTGCCCGGCGCCAGCAGGCTGCTGCCCTCAAGGGTGTTCAGCGCCACAAGGGAACGCGGGCCGAGTGTAAAGCCACTCCCCCCCGCGTCAGGTTCGCGGATCAGCGCGGCGGTATAGATGACATCAAGATCGCCAAGCTGCACACGGTCCCCCACCGACAGCCCCAGACGTTGCGCCAGAACCGGATCAAGCACCACACCGGGCGTTTCCCCATCCCCGAAAAAGGCTTGGGACAGCGGCATTTCCGGTTCCAAAGCGACCTGCCCCATCAGGGGATAGGCACCATCCACCGCTTTCACCTGCGTGAGCGCGCGATCATCGCCAAAGCGCACCATGGAACGAAAGTCCGCGATTTCCGACAAAGCGACGGACTGCGCCGCCATCCAGCTGCGTTCATCGTCACTGGCGAAACGGTATGTGAACTGCAGTTCAGCATCCCCGCCCAAAAGCGTCGCGCCTTCGCGTGTCAGCCCGGCCGAAATGCTGTCACGCACCGTGGTCACAGCCGCAATCGCAGCCACACCCAGCATCAGGCACAGCAACAGCACCCGAAAGCCCTGAACGCCCGCCCGCAATTCCCGGCGCGCCAGACGCCATGCCAGCCCCATGTTCACGCGAGGACCTCCGCCCGGTCCGTCCCGTCCAACCGGCCATCGCGCAACCGGATCACCCGGTCGCAGCGCGCTGCCAACTCCGGTGCATGTGTCACCAGAATCAGTGTCGCCCCGTATCGGTCGCGCAGATCCATGAGCAGGTCCATGATCGCGGCGCCCGATACTCCATCGAGATTGCCTGTCGGTTCATCCGCCAGCAGGATTTCAGGACGCGGCGCAATGGCACGCGCCAGAGCGACACGCTGTTGTTCCCCGCCCGACATTTGCGCCGGGTAGTGATGCAGACGATGCGACAGTCCCACAGCCTCCAATTCGGCCCTCGCGCGATCAAAGGCGTCGGAGGCACCCGCAAGTTCCAGCGGGATCGCGACATTTTCCACGGCGGTCATGGTCGGCAAAAGGTGGAAGGATTGGAACACGACCCCCATATGATCTCTGCGGAAGCGGGCCAGAGCGTCTTCATCCATCCCGGTCAGATCCCGCCCCAGAACCGACACCTGCCCGGCACTGGCCTGTTCCAGCCCGCCCAGCACCATCAGGAGAGACGATTTGCCCGATCCAGACGGCCCCACGAGACCCAGCGTTTCCCCGCGGTCCACTTTCAGAGATATGTCGCACAGAATGTCGACCTTTCCGGCATTGCCGTCTAGGCTCAGACCGACGTCACGCAAAGAAATCAGGGGGTCGGGCATGGCAGATGTCCTTGTTTTTCCTTTCAAAGCATATGGGGCCTTGCGCCGCAGCGGCAAGCGCTGGATCGGCTCTTTTGCACGCATAAGCGCAGTTCTGTTGGCGCTGAGCGCGACGACGGGGGTCGCACTTGCAGATCCGCTGCGCATTGCCGCGCTAGGCGACAGCCTGACACAGGGCTACGGGCTGATTGCCAGCGAAGGCTTTACCGCGCAGCTGCAGGACTGGCTCGACGCCCGGCAATCAGACGTCACCATCGTGAACGCGGGCGTCTCCGGAGACACCACTGCAGGCGGGCTTGCGCGGGTCAACTGGACGCTGTCGCCCGATATCGACGCTATGATCGTCACCTTGGGCGGCAACGATTTGCTGCGCGGCATGGACCCTTCGGCCACCCGCACGAATCTGAGTGGCGTTCTGGAGCATGCCGCAGCCAAAGAGGTGCCGGTCCTGTTGATCGGCATGCAGGCACCGGGCAATTATGGTGAAGACTACAAGGCCGCCTTTGACCGGATTTATCCCGATCTCGCCGCAGAGTATGACACGCTGTATGTCGAAGGTTTCCTGACACCGCTGACCGAGCTCGGCCCATGGTCGGACACGCTCAAGACACATATGCAGCCCGATGGCATTCACCCCAATGCCAAGGGCGTTTCTGTCATTGTCGCAGCCATCGGCCCAGCCGTTTTGGATCTGGCGGAGCGTGCCGGGCAGATAAGTCGTGAGTGATCAGGGTTTGGGATGATCGTCGTATTCGCCGGTGAGGATCCGGTTGGCGTCGCCATCAGGATCGTCGTATTGGCGAGAGCGGATCGACCAGAAAAACCCGGCCAGCCCGAGCCCGCCCAGAAAGATGGAAATGGGAATCAGGTAGACGAGTACGTTCATGATTTTCCTCTCAGCCGCAAAGCGTTCAGCGACACGGTGATCGAGCTGAAAGACATGGCCAAAGCCGCCGCCAGAGGCGTGGCGAACCCCGCCAGAGCAATCGGAATCGCGATCATGTTATAGCCTGCTGCCACGGCGAAATTTTCCTTGATCCGGCGCGTTGCCGAAACCGCGACCTGCGTCGCGCTGCCCAGCGGGGCCAGAGATTTGCCCAACAACACCATGTCGGACACCACCCGCGTTGCCTCAAGCGCAGAGGCGGGGGAAATCGAAACATGGGCGGCGGCCAGCGCGGCGGTGTCGTTCAGACCATCGCCCACCATCAGCACCTTGCGCCCCGAACGGGTCAGCTCCGCGACCCGGAAGGCCTTGGTTTCCGGCAGGCATTCCGCGTCCCATGCTTCGATCCCGACACGCTGGGCGATATCGGCCACAGCGGCAGGGGCGTCCCCAGACAACAGAACCACATCCTTGCCCTGACGTTTCAGTGCAGCCACGGCCTCTGTCGCACCATCGCGCAGATGATCGACAAACGTGAAGGCCACAGGCGCGCCAGACCCCACCGACAGATAGGTGGCGGTTTGCGCCAATGCGGCAGCTCCGACCCAGCCCGCGCGTCCCAGACGCACGCGTTGACCGTTCCAGATGGCCTCGATCCCCTGCCCGGGCACTTCGGTCACCTCAGAAAGCGCTGCGGCCTGAACTCCCGCGTTTTGTGTCGCCTCGAACAGGGCCGAAGACAACGGATGGGCCGAACCGGATGCCAGCGCCATTGCGATGCTGCGATCCTGATCCTCAATGTCAGATAGGTTGGACAGCTCGGGCCGCCCCGCGGTCAGCGTGCCGGTCTTGTCGAACACCACGGTATCGACTTCGGCCAGACGTTCCAGCGCGGTGGCGGATTTGATCAGCATGCCCGCGCGAAACAGCCGCCCTGAGGCCGCCGTCGTGACGGCGGGAACCGCCAGCCCCAGCGCACAGGGGCAGGTGATGATCAGCACCGCCACCGCGATGTTGAGCGAATGCCGGATGTCGCCGGTTGCCGTGACCCAGCCGACAAAGGCAGCCAGCGCCAGCAAATGCACCAAGGGCGCATAGATCTGCGCAGCGCGATCCGCCAGCGAAGTGTAGCGGTTGCGCGAGGTTTCCGCCATGGCAACGAGATCGGCCATTCGATGCAGAGAGCTGTCTTCACCCGCCGCCGTCACCTTGACGATCAGCGGTCCGGTCAGGTTGACCTCCCCGGCGGAAACGATGGTTTCCACGGCGGCGGCTACAGGCAGGCTTTCCCCGGTCAAAAGCGACCGGTCGAGTTCCGAAGCGCCTTCGACCACGATGCCATCGACCGGCACACGTGCCCCGGGCACGACCCGCACCAGCGTACCTTTTTCCAGATCGGCAATCGACACGACCGTGCCGTCGGCCAGCGTGGCCCGCGGCACTTCCAGCGCAGCCAGTTCCTCGGCGGCGGAGCGGGCGACAGAGCGCGTGCGGTAATCCAGATAGCGCCCGGCCAGCAGGAAGAAGGTCAGCGACAAGGCCGCGTCGAAATAGGCATGCGACCCAGATTCCATCGTCTCGAACAATGACATCCCGCCCGCCAGCAGAATGGCCAGCGAAATCGGCACATCCATGTTCAGACGCTTCGCGCGCAGCGCGGTCCAGGCCGATCCGAAAAACGGCTGGGCAGCATAGGCGATCGCCGGCAGCGCAATTGCGGCCGACACCCAGTGGAACATGTCCCGGGTGGTGTCCGATGCTCCCGACCAGACCGCAATCGACAACAGCATGACATTCATCATGGCAAAGCCGGACACGGCAATGCGGGTCAGAATCGCTCGGCCCCGCCGGTCGGTTTCGGTCGCGGAAATCGCCCCAGCATCCAGTTCATAGGCCTCATAGCCCGCCTGAGTCAGTGCGGTGATCAGATCATCGACGGAGACATCTTCACCGGCTTCGACCTGGGCACGCTTGAGCGTCAGGTTCACCCGTGCGGCCCGCACGCCGGGCTGGCGCGTCAACGTCCGTTCGACGCCCGAAATGCAGGCCGCACAATAGATCGCGGGCAGCGACAGCACGAAACGTGTGTCCTGAACATCACGCGCATGGGCCGCCTCTTCGGCGGCCGGGGCAGCCACACAGGCCGGACATGCAGAAATCTGGACTTCAGACATCGCGGAACTCTCAGCGTCGGACGTGAATGACGATTCGCTGGGTGAAGGCCGTGCCATCCAGCGCCGTGGCAGTCATCCGATAGTTCCAGTTACCCGCATCCAGAACACCGGTTTCAGCCACATAGGCCTCTCCGTTGAAGGAAAACTCAGGCTCCTGATCCTGTGCCACCGTGGTCGCACGCCCCAGCGTACCACCGATTTCAGAGACCTCCACCGGATTGCCCGCGTCGTCGCGGATGTAGACGAACAGATGTTCCTGATCGTCCACCGCCTCAACCGTCCAGCCCAGAGCCTCCTGCGCTTGCTTGTCGCGATTGAAGGTCTGAGACACGCCATAGGAGTTTGCGGTCTCGAGGCCAGGGAAGGTCCGCACGGCCTGCACGGCCATATAGATATTCACCCCGATGATCACGGCAAAGGCAGAGACCATTCCGATCAGAACATGTTTGCCTGTGATTTCGCGTACCACGTTATTGTCCCTTCCCGTTGAACACCGTTTCGACGGAAACGCGTTCGTTTGCGACGCCATCTTCGACCCAGAACGAAAATTCCGTCCGATCCGATTGCGCCGCTTTCGACCCTGCTGGGGCTTCCACATAGGCCCGCACGATGCGCATTTCGTCGGCATTCACGGCAATCGTGTCGCCAGCATCATTGTCCGCGCCCTGCAGGCTGACTCGCAATGTGTCGTCACCGGTGACGCTAACACGGAACTCACGGGTTTCACCATGCTTGTTGCGCAGACGCAGATCGTAAATATTGCGGATCGCGCCATCCGACTGCATCACATAGGTCGGGTTGCGGACCGGGGCCACGGTCATGTCGATGTCAGAGCGCACGAAAAGCGCAAAGACCAGACCGATGCCGACCGCCGACCACAGCACGGTGTAGAGGATCGTGCGCGGGCGAAAAATATGTTTCCAGATAGGTTTCGGTGCCTCACCGGACACTTCGCGCGGCTCATCCGTCAGCGCCATATAGTCGATCAGCCCGCGCGGTTTGCCGACCTTGTCCATCATGTCGTTGCAGGCATCAATGCAGAGCGCGCAGGTGATGCATTCCAGCTGCTGACCGTCGCGGATGTCGATACCCATAGGGCAGACGTTCACGCAGGCCATGCAATCGATGCAATCGCCCAGCGCCTCAGCGCCCTCGCCCTTGCGGTGCTTGCCGCGCGGCTCGCCCCGCCAATGGCGATAGCCGACGGTCAGCGTATCTTCGTCCATCATCGCGGCCTGAATACGCGGCCATGGGCAAGCGTAGATACAGACCTGTTCGCGCGCCACGCCACCAAAGAAGAAGGTCGTCGCGGTCAGAACCGCCATGGTCATATAGGCAACCGGATGGGCGTTCCCGGTAACCAGATCGACCAGCAGCGTCGGCGCATCGGTAAAATAGAACACCCAGGCCCCGCCGGTCGCCAGACCGATCAAGATCCACGCGACATATTTGGTGATCCGCAGCCGAACCTTACGCGCGTCCCATTTTTTCTGACGGTGCAGGCGCAGACGGGCGTTGCGGTCGCCTTCGATCCAGCGCTCGACCAGAATGAACAGGTCCGTCCAAACGGTCTGCGGGCAAGCATAGCCACACCAGACACGACCAGCCGCCGAAGTAAACAGAAACAGTCCCAGTCCCGCCATGATCAACAAGCCTGCAATGAAATAGAATTCGTGCGGCCAGATTTCGATCCAGAAGAAAAAGAAGCGACGATGCGCGAGATCGATCAGAATCGCCTGATCGGGCAATTCGGGTCCACGGTCCCAGCGAATCCAAGGGGACAGGTAATAGATCCCCAGCGTCACGATCATGATGACCCATTTCAGGCTGCGGAATTTGCCTTTGACCCGGCGCGGAAAAATCGGCTCGCGCGCGGCGTAAAGTTTGTTTTCGGGGGAGTTGTCGGTGGAGCTCATGGAGCGTTGCCTTCTCGCACTGTTCGCGTTTGCCCCTTATTGCGGGCGGTCTCAGGTCGGAGCCTTGATGTGGATCAAGATATCTCAGCCGCACGCTAAAGATGCATCATAAAAAACCGTTTGCCCCGTGACATCCTGTCCCGGTCAGGGGCGCTCAGTCGCAGTCGCAGTCGCGGGCGTCTGAGCCTGTACGAAGGGCACCGCTTTCGTGATGAAGACGGTGCCTCTTGTAAATTCGTGCAGACACCGGCCCTGAAGAAACGCGCGAACAGGATCAAGGGCCGGTGCCGCAACCCGGGCGTTGCCGCCCGGATTCGCATGGTTATTGACCGCCACCAAGCTGGTGAACGTAGAGAGCCGCCGCGTTGACCTCGGCCTGCGACAGGCGTTCGCCCCAGGCGGGCATCACGCCGAAGCGGGCGTAGGTCACCGTTTCCTTGATCGTGTCGCGGTCCCCGCCATAGAGCCAGATCGCGTCGGTCAGGTTCGGTGCCCCCTGATAAATGTCGCCAGTGCCGTCCTCGGCATGGCACACCGCACAGTTTTCTTCGAACACAACGGCACCCTCTGCGGCCATGGCCGCGTCATGATCCTGACCGGAGATGGCCAGAACATGTTCGACCACCTGGTCGATCTGCTCCGGTTCGAGCAGTTCATCGGCACCGAAACGCGGCATTTCCGAATAGCGGGCTTCGTCGGTTTCGTTGCGCACACCGTGTTGCACGGTGTAGGCAATCTCATCGACCGTCCCACCCCAGAGCCAGTCATTGTCCAGCAGGTTGGGATAGCCAACGTTGCCGGCAGCACCGGAGCCATGACACTGCGAACAGTTCGCACGGAACACAGCGGCGCCCATGTTGACGGCATAGTTGTGCACGTCAGAGCCCACAGCCACCTCGGTCACATCAGCGGCAGCAAGCTCCGCTTCGACAGCCGCGTTCATTTCCTCGAAGGAGGCAATTTTTTCGGCGACCTGTGCCCGCGTCGACCAACCGAGCACACCCGAGGTGGCCCCTTTGATCATCGGCCAAGCAGGCATGGCGATGGTGTAACCAATACCCCAGATGATGCAGGCGTAGAAAATCAGCAGCCACCAACGCGGAAGCGGGTTGTTGTATTCCTCGATACCGTCCCAGGAATGGCCTGTCGTTTCGACTTCTTTCTTGCTCATGTCCGCGCCTCCTTTTCGGCGGGTTTGTCTTCATGCCGGAAGATCACCTCTGCCGTGTCGCGATGCTGGCGGCGACTTCCCGGGCGAACAGCCCAGAAAATCACGCCGACAAAGAACACGAACATGGCGAGCAGCACCCAGCTATCGGCAAATTCGCGAAGGATGTGATAATCCATCTCGTCAACTCCTTAGCGGGATGCGTCCGGGGTGAAGGTCGAGAAGTCGACCAGCGTCCCAAGCATCTGCATGTAGGCAATGAGAGCATCCATTTCGGTGATCCCCTCCTGACCGTCGAAGTTGGAGACAACCGCCCCCGGATACCGTTCGATCAGGCCGTCGGTATCGGCCCACGGATCGGCCTGCGCGGCGAAATCCTCTTGGGCGACTTCGATCATCTCGTCGGAGTAGGGTACGCCAACGATGCGGTGCGTCTTCATCAGATCCTGAATGTATTCAGGCTCGATGTAGCGATCCGCGAGGAACCCGTATTTCGGCATCACCGATTCCGGCACAACCGATTGCGGGTTGGTCAGGTGATCCACATGCCATGCGTCGGAATAGCGCCCCCCCACACGCGCCAGATCGGGACCGGTCCGTTTGGACCCCCACTGGAACGGGTGGTCGTATTTGCTTTCCGCAGCCAGCGAATAGTGACCATAGCGTTCCACCTCGTCACGCATCGGACGAATCATCTGCGAGTGGCAGACGTAGCAGCCTTCGCGGATGTAGATCTCCCGTCCGGTGAGTTCGAGGGGCGAATAGGGACGCACCCCTTCG containing:
- a CDS encoding heavy metal translocating P-type ATPase, which codes for MSEVQISACPACVAAPAAEEAAHARDVQDTRFVLSLPAIYCAACISGVERTLTRQPGVRAARVNLTLKRAQVEAGEDVSVDDLITALTQAGYEAYELDAGAISATETDRRGRAILTRIAVSGFAMMNVMLLSIAVWSGASDTTRDMFHWVSAAIALPAIAYAAQPFFGSAWTALRAKRLNMDVPISLAILLAGGMSLFETMESGSHAYFDAALSLTFFLLAGRYLDYRTRSVARSAAEELAALEVPRATLADGTVVSIADLEKGTLVRVVPGARVPVDGIVVEGASELDRSLLTGESLPVAAAVETIVSAGEVNLTGPLIVKVTAAGEDSSLHRMADLVAMAETSRNRYTSLADRAAQIYAPLVHLLALAAFVGWVTATGDIRHSLNIAVAVLIITCPCALGLAVPAVTTAASGRLFRAGMLIKSATALERLAEVDTVVFDKTGTLTAGRPELSNLSDIEDQDRSIAMALASGSAHPLSSALFEATQNAGVQAAALSEVTEVPGQGIEAIWNGQRVRLGRAGWVGAAALAQTATYLSVGSGAPVAFTFVDHLRDGATEAVAALKRQGKDVVLLSGDAPAAVADIAQRVGIEAWDAECLPETKAFRVAELTRSGRKVLMVGDGLNDTAALAAAHVSISPASALEATRVVSDMVLLGKSLAPLGSATQVAVSATRRIKENFAVAAGYNMIAIPIALAGFATPLAAALAMSFSSITVSLNALRLRGKS
- a CDS encoding FtsX-like permease family protein, which produces MNMGLAWRLARRELRAGVQGFRVLLLCLMLGVAAIAAVTTVRDSISAGLTREGATLLGGDAELQFTYRFASDDERSWMAAQSVALSEIADFRSMVRFGDDRALTQVKAVDGAYPLMGQVALEPEMPLSQAFFGDGETPGVVLDPVLAQRLGLSVGDRVQLGDLDVIYTAALIREPDAGGSGFTLGPRSLVALNTLEGSSLLAPGTLFETGYRLDLPEGTDLEALKQRAQSEIAEGGFRWRDARNGAPGINSFVERLSSFLVLVGLAGLAVGGVGVSAAVRAYLGRKIASIATLKTLGATRGTVLMTYLLQLGVLSLIGIAAGVALGAAVPWIASPMIERLLPVPIDTGVQIKPLIEAALYGFLASAIFVLWPLARAEQIRPAALYRDAQFGLSGWPRTRYLIAIVALIAALVGTAVVFSDSRDLVLWTFLGLALAFGMLVLAGRAIAWLARRLSHLRWPLPLRLALGAVGGSGGETVSVVLSLGLGLTVLSAIGQIDTNLRGAIAQDLPDVAPSYYVVDIQKDQIEGVLARLDSDPAVSRHESAPMLRGIITRINGQDAQEVAGPHWVLRGDRGITYAARKPDNAEITAGAWWPPDDSGPPQISFAADEAEEMGLSLGDEMTVNILGRDITGTITSFRNVDFSGAGMGFILTMNPSALSGAPHSFIATIYIAPKAEAALIRDLSRSYPNITTIRVRDAIDRVASVLKGVAAATTLGALATLVTGAIVLIGAAAAGEDRRRFETAVLKTLGASRATILLSFALRALVIGLGAGAIALVAGATAAWAVIHFVMQGEFGLAIGPALAIILSGVAMTLATSLLFSMRAMTVRPARVLRLSEG
- a CDS encoding bifunctional enoyl-CoA hydratase/phosphate acetyltransferase, yielding MPLFQNVPFDQLEVGMEAEIRRLCISDDLYVFAHASGNLNPLHLPREDGDGDGHPEAVAPSFWVGSLISAVLGNKLPGPGTLYKSQNLQFHERAHAGDELVARVKLIRKEGPRCAVFETSVARTDGTLLVEGEAEVYAPLEKTMFDSHDVPGLTVESHRHFDALLARAEPLPEMRTAVVAPEETNSLRGALLAAEHTLIKPILIGDESRIHSTAKELEMSLDTVEIIHCESHIEAAQLAVTMVNEGRAAAIMKGHLHTDDLLRPILRSNGGLKTGRRLSHIFVMDVPGLSHLLMVTDAAINIAPDLPTKVDIVQNAIDLAISLGLDTPKVGVLSAVETINPQIPSTLDAAALSKMAERGQITGGIVDGPLAMDNAVSLSAARTKGLKSLVAGKAEILVVPNLESGNMLAKELSFIAHAEAAGVVIGARCPIILNSRSDSDKSRLASCAVAALHAARLRGGVS
- a CDS encoding ABC transporter ATP-binding protein, translating into MPDPLISLRDVGLSLDGNAGKVDILCDISLKVDRGETLGLVGPSGSGKSSLLMVLGGLEQASAGQVSVLGRDLTGMDEDALARFRRDHMGVVFQSFHLLPTMTAVENVAIPLELAGASDAFDRARAELEAVGLSHRLHHYPAQMSGGEQQRVALARAIAPRPEILLADEPTGNLDGVSGAAIMDLLMDLRDRYGATLILVTHAPELAARCDRVIRLRDGRLDGTDRAEVLA
- a CDS encoding arylesterase codes for the protein MADVLVFPFKAYGALRRSGKRWIGSFARISAVLLALSATTGVALADPLRIAALGDSLTQGYGLIASEGFTAQLQDWLDARQSDVTIVNAGVSGDTTAGGLARVNWTLSPDIDAMIVTLGGNDLLRGMDPSATRTNLSGVLEHAAAKEVPVLLIGMQAPGNYGEDYKAAFDRIYPDLAAEYDTLYVEGFLTPLTELGPWSDTLKTHMQPDGIHPNAKGVSVIVAAIGPAVLDLAERAGQISRE
- a CDS encoding FixH family protein; protein product: MVREITGKHVLIGMVSAFAVIIGVNIYMAVQAVRTFPGLETANSYGVSQTFNRDKQAQEALGWTVEAVDDQEHLFVYIRDDAGNPVEVSEIGGTLGRATTVAQDQEPEFSFNGEAYVAETGVLDAGNWNYRMTATALDGTAFTQRIVIHVRR
- the ccoS gene encoding cbb3-type cytochrome oxidase assembly protein CcoS, giving the protein MNVLVYLIPISIFLGGLGLAGFFWSIRSRQYDDPDGDANRILTGEYDDHPKP
- a CDS encoding acetate/propionate family kinase, which translates into the protein MTINAGSSSVKFALYEVAEVPQQIARGQVEGIGATPSFRFKSGGPEGRKEIDAPDQDAALAVILQEITPLLSGREVVGVGHRIVHGGPLRATPTELTEDVLADLATFNPLAPLHQPNNLSAVGAAQRAFPYALQIGCFDTAFHRNHPWENDIYAIPRKFYKQGVKRYGFHGLSYDYVSHQLIRERPDLHGKRIIICHLGSGASICAVNGGHSISSSMGFSPLDGIPMSTRSGHLDPGILLYLMETEGMSVQELTHMLYHESGLLGLSGISHDMQVLEGSDEQGAKDAVEYFVYRVRREIGAMAATLSGIDALVFCGGIGENSPNIRGQIIERLGFLGITPDEAANARNAKEIATGPTPVFVLPTDEEQVIADAVSKALTPMH